ATTGATGATTTCCTGAACCGTTTCGTCGCTGGTGAGGTTCTCCCCCAGCGCGTTCGGCTTGCCTTTGCCGTGCCAGTCGGATCCGCCAGTCACCAGCAGATCGTGCCGGCGCGCAATGGTGAGCAGACGTTCACGCTGTTCTGATGGATTGCCGCGATGCCACACTTCCAAACCGTCCAAGCCTTCGGTGATGAGAGATTCGATTTGCCGGTCGGTCAGTAATGTCCGATTGCGCCGGGGGTCTCCGGCGTGGGCGATAACCACCACCCCGCCCGCACCCTTGACCGCGGCCACCACGTCGTGCGTGGTCGGTGATGGCGTGGGAATGTAATATTTCGACGTTGCGCTCACCGCATCGGCGAAAGCGTCGGATCGTGTTTCATATACGCCGGCAGCCACCAATGCGTCGGCGATATGCGGCCGGCCTATCGTGGTGCGTTTGCCTTCACGCACCTGCGCGAGCACATCATCCCACGTAATCGGAAAATCCTGCGCCATCAGTTCGACCATGCGCTTGGTTCTACGCAGTCGCGCCTCGCGGGTGGACGCGAACATCTCGCTGATATCGGCGTTCAGCGGATCATATTGGAATGCGAGCATGTGCACGGATACGCTCTCATCGACGGCAGTGATTTCCGTACCGCGTAACAACGGCAATCTGACCTCCCGCGAAGCAGCCAACGCATCCTGCCAACCGGAGGTCGTGTCATGATCGGCAATCGCAACACCATGCAATCGCAATGCTCTCGCTTCCTGCAACAACGCACGCGGCGTTTCCGTACCGTCGGAAAAAACGGTATGGCAGTGAATGTCCCAACCTTCAGCGGGCGGTGCCGCAGTGCCTACGCGAATCATGTATCCATCGTAAGCTGTTTTTGGCGCGACTCGGCACAATACCGCGTAAACTAGGCGATGACAACGTTTGTATTTTGATTCAAGGATGCACGATGAGCGATTTTTCCGGCGAACAGGTTGCCGAAGCCACTCTCGACGATGATTATACGAAGCCGCGCGGTTGGCGGCATACCGCGACATGGACGTATCTAGTCATGCTGATCGCCTCGGCGGTAGCGCTGGTCGTATCGTTCGTGCTTTCCGCCGAGACACTGAAAATGGCGCGCAATCCCGGTCAGAAGCTCAGCTGTGATGTGAATGCCGTGATGTCGTGTTCCGCGGTTGCGGAATCGTGGCAGGCTGAGGTTGTGAAGTTCGCCGGTTTGAGTTTCCCGAATGCGTTCTTCGGCATCGCCGCGGAATCAGTGTTCGTAACGATCGCGGTGATCGGTTTGACGAAGGTCGCCGTGCCCCGCTGGTTTGCGTCGTGCACATGGCTGGGTGGATTGGCCGCGCTGGCTTATTCGTATTGGCTGACCTCGCAGTCGTTGTTTGTGATCAACGCGCTATGCCCGTGGTGTCTGTGCCTGATGTTCTCCACCACCGTGCAGTTCATGGCGTTGTCTCATGCCACGGCGGTGGTTCAGGAGATTCCGGCCAAGCGCGAGGGCGTACGCACCTACTACCGTCTTAATTACGATCTGATGGTCGATGCCTTATGGATCGTGACATTGATTGTGATCATTCTCGTCGAAGACGGCCCCCTGCTGTTCAGTTGACGTCAAGTAACGTCCAATCAGCAGTAGGGATTCACTCGCCTACAAGAGAAGCCGACTGGAAACAGCCGGCTTCTTTCTTTTGCGTATCCGCAAATTTCAGTGTTATGCGCAAAACCTTACAGCAGTTCGATTTTGCCGACGATGGTGGCCGATCCGGTGAGTTTCACGTCGTTATCGGTCACGTCGACGCGCAGGGTGCCGCCACGCACGGTGATCGTCCAATGGTCGATGCCGGTTTTGGCACGCAACGTGATGGCGGTGGCGCACAGGCCGGTTCCGCACGACAGGGTTTCGCCGCAGCCGCGTTCGTTGACGCGCATGGTAGCGTTGCCCTCGTTGTCGCCTTCGCTTTGCTCGTCGATGCGCACGAACTCAACATTCTGGTCGCTTTCGATTCGGGGCGCGACCACCGGCTTGGTCACCAAATCAAGCTGTTCCACCGTCGGCAGGCTGGAGAACGCGTCTTCGATGACGGCCACCACATGCGGATTGCCCATGTCCACGAACGTGCCGCGTGCGGAACCGGCCGTGCCGGGAATCGTCACTTCGTATCCATCAAGATCGCCACGCTTCCATGAACCCATCTCAACCTGGAACACGTCCTTGCCAAGAGTCGGCACATCGCCAAGTGAAGTCAGAACCTTCACACCGGCACGGGTGCCGAGACGGAACGGTTCACCGCCCGGCTGACCGGCAATACCCTGCCGTTGCGCGAACAGAGTGATCGCACGCGTGCCGTTGCCGCACATCTCAGCCAACGAACCATCCGCGTTGCGGTAGTCCATGAACCAATCCGCATTGTCGGCAGCACAAACGGCAATCTGCTTGTCGTTCAAATCGGACACCGCCTGCGGATGAGTAAGGCGGATCAAGCCATCGCCACCGATACCGAAATGACGGTCGCACAGGAATCGCACTTCATCGGCGGTAGGCTCGTACGTGCCTTCGGCGTCCAGATACACCACGAAATCGTTGCCGGTGGCGTGCGCTTTGTAAACAATGCTTGGAATGCTCATACCGATTCACTCTACACGCGGTAGGCTATTGAAGAAGTTGGACGCAACACGTGTGCATTATGTTGCAGTATGTTGGCGTGCGGAACAAGGGAGGACGTATGACTTCAACGGCACCAATCGGCGTTTTCGATTCCGGTTTGGGCGGGATTTCCGTGGCGCGCGAAATCCGCCGCGATATGCCGAACGAACGCGTGCTGTATTTTGGCGATTCCGCGAACGCTCCGTACGGAACCAAATCACCTGAACAGGTACGCAAGCTGTCCGACGCCATTGTGAAACGTTTCGTGGAGCAGGGAGTGAAAGCGGTTGTCATCGCTTGCAATACCGCCACTTCCGCCGCAGCCAACGAGTTGCGCGACAAATACGACATTCCGATCATTGGCATGGAACCAGCGCTGAAGGTGGCGTGCGATCGAGGCCATGGCAATCGTCAGCGTGTCATCGTCGCAGCTACTCCCCTGACGTTGCGGGAACGCAAGTTCGCCGTGCTGATGGATCGTTTCAAAACAGACCATACGATCTTTCCGGAACCCTGCCCCGGTTTGGTGGAGATCGTTGAGCACGGCCAACTCGACGATCACGATGTTGTGATGCACACGCTGCACCAGTATTTCGACCAGTATGATTTGTCGACGATCGATTCGGTAGTGCTTGGCTGCACGCATTTCGTGTTTTACCGCGACTATTTCCGCGAACTGCTGCCCGACACAGCGGCAATCATCGACGGCAACGAAGGTACCGTGCGCCATCTTGGCGTAGTGCTCGAATCGTTGGGCAAACTCTCTCCGGAAGACGCGGACGGTGGTATCGAGCTGGCCAATTCCGACACTTCCACACAAATCGCGCAATTAGCGCAATCGCTGCTTGATCGCTGAGCGCGAATGTTCCGATAGACCGCGTAAAGTCGATTGAAACCCGCAAAAACTGCTCAACCGTTATCAGACGTACAACGACGAAGTGGCGCTGGCCAAGGAATACGAGCAGGACGGCCGCGTGCTCATCCTCGCGCCGGAAAGCCTGTACGGCCTGAACACGTTGAGCAAGTCGTTCGAAGGTTTGGAACGCATGTACCGCGCGGGCTATGCGGCAGTCGAGGCCATCCCCGCATTCCTAGAAAGCTGAAGATAACGTCCATATCCAACGCCTGCCAGCGGTTCGTTTTCAAATTGAGACATGACACGAAAATTTTATAAAACTCTCATATTATGTCCTATTGTTTTTTCGTCGACATAATCGGCGGAAAAGTCGACATTAAAGGAGAATGAAATGAAGAACAACACATTCCGGCGTCTGCTGGCCATGGCCGCGGCGGGTGCCATGCTGACGTCGATCGCCGCATGCGGATCGTCTTCCAACGATGACACAGCCTCCAACGGCTCCGATAGCACCTCGCTGATTTCAGTGAACAACAGCGAACCGCAGAACGGTCTAATTCCAAGCGACACCAACGAAATGGGCGGCGGCAGAGTTATTCGATACCTGTTCGAAGGTCTGGTGAGCTTCGACGCAAAGGGCAAGCAACATCTCGAAGTCGCCGAGAGTATCACCCCGAACGAGGATGCCACCACGTACACAATCAAGTTGAAGAAAGGCTGGAAGTTCACCAACGGCGAGGCGGTAACCGCCCATTCCTTCGCCGACACCTGGAGTTTCGCCGCCAACGTGAAGAACGCGCAGAAGACCGCAAGCCGATTCTCCACCATCAAGGGCTATGACGAACTGCAGGATCCGAACGTCGATCCGAAGGCCACACTTTCCGGTCTTTCCACCCCGGACGACTACACGCTGGTCGTCGAGCTGAACAAGCCTGATTCCGTATTCCCGACCAAGCTCGCGCACCAATCCATGTTCCCGCTGCCAAGCGTGGCATTTAAGGACATCAAGAAGTTCGGCCAGGCTCCGATTGGCAATGGTCCGTACAAGTTCAAGTCCTGGTCCCACGACAAGAACATCATCGTCGTACCAAACAGGGATTATAAGGGCAGCCGCAAGGTGTCCAACAAAGGCATCGAATACCGCGTCTACACGAATGAGGATTCCGCTTACTCCGACGTGCTGTCTGGCAACCTCGACGTGATGGATCAGATTCCACAGTCCGCGGTGAAGACCTTCCGTCAGGATTCCAGCGTGATCGCCTACAGCCAGGCAGGATCCTCGTTCCAGTCCTTCGTCATTCCGGAACGTCTTGAGCATTTCGGCAACGACGAAGAAGGCCAGTTGCGTCGTCAGGCCATTTCCATGGCCATCGACCGCGACCAGATCGTCAAGAAGGTTTACAACAACACGAAGACCCCGACCACCGATTTCACTTCACCGCTCGTCCCCGAATATGTGAAGAAACTGGAACAGAACGGCAGCAACCTGAAATACAACGCTTCCAAGGCCAAGGAACTCTGGAAGAAAGCCAATGCCATCAAGCCGTGGTCCGGCAACTTCCGAATCGCCTATAACGCCGATGGCGGCCATAAGGAATGGGTCGATGCCGTGTGCAACCAGATCAAGAACACGCTCGACATCGACGCCGCTGGCGAGCCGTACGCCACGTTCAGCGACGTGCGTAACCAGGTGACCAACCGCACCATCAAAACCGCGTTCCGTGCCGGCTGGATGCTGGATTACCCGTCCGCTGAAGATTATCTCAATCCGCTATATGCCTCCAGCTCCGCTGACGGTCATGGTTCGAACGATGGTGATTACAAGAGTGCGGAATTCGACGAGCTCCTGAATGCCGCACTTGCCCAGACCGACGTAAAGAAGCGGACCGAGGACTTCACCAAGGCGCAGGAAGTGCTGGCCAAGGATCTTCCGGTGATTCCGCTGTGGAACGACAACGTCGCCGCCGCGTCCGCGACGAACGTGAAGAACGTGTCGTTCGATTACACCAATCTGCCTACCTACAACACCATCACTAAGTGATGTTTCTGGCCGGCGGACGAACGATTCGCCGGCCAGAAAGGGAGCTAAAGCACAGCGGGGTTCGAATCCTTCATGGATTCGAACCCCACTGTACTTTTGTGGCTTGTTTTGCCGGTTTGCCACTACAGCATCAACTCTGCACGTAGCTGCCCTTCGGAGACTTCCAACCGCAGTTCATCATCTCGCTATTGAACACCATTGCGCCTTCACCATGAGCCGGAACGACGATCATACCGCCATCTCCATGATGACGGGCGACACCATCCAGCGCCGCCTTCGCAGCCTCGATCGGCTCCTCCTTGGCGTACAGAACACGATCGGAAACCTGATGCGCAGCGACTTCCTTGACGAACGCTTCACCGATGCCGGTGCAGGAGATCGCGACGGAATCGTTGTTGGCATAGGTACCACAGCCCGGCAGAGGCGAATCGCCGACGCGTCCCGGCATCTGGTTGGTGATGCCACCGGTGGAGGTGCCGGCAGCGATGTTGCCGGACGAGTCACGGGCGACAGCGCCGATGGTGCCATGCTTCTCCCATTCATCGCCGTTGGATTGCGCCTCGCGCAAGGATTCCTGACGTGCTGGAGTGATGAAATATTCACTGTCGCACAGTTCGATTCCCCACTCCTTGAGCAAATCATTACCGGGCTTGGCAAACATGACATGCTTGGTCTTTTCCTTGATGGCACGCGCTACGTTGATCGGATTCTTAGACGTGGTCAGACCGCACGCGGAACCAACCTCGCCATCGACACCAGTCATCAGGCAGGAATCCATGGATACGATGCCTTCACTCGTCAATGCAGCGCCACGACCAGCGTTGAACTCCGGAGCATCCTCCATAACACGGATAGCCGCGCACACGGCATCCTCCGCCGGAGCCCCCTGCTCCAGCAACGCATAGCCAGCTTCAAGAGCCCTGTTCAAATCCTGCTCCACCTGGGCACGACGTTCCGGCGTATCCTTTTTGCCACGATTGCCGGCACCCGCGTGAATCACCAGCAGAATCCCGTCCGGATCAGCTTGGGCGATGTGGACCGTCGACTGAGGCAGTGCAGCTTCGTTCATTGATATCTTCTCCACTCCATTTTTATTGATTATTCGCAGATATCTTACGTCGTCCTTCGATAAGAAATGACCGAACACGCAAAAATACGTCAATTAGACCGCGTAAAGTCGATTGAAACCCGCAAAAGGGACGAACGGCGAAAGGACGGGACGCATATGGCTCACAGGACGGCAATGATCGACGTCGGCGGCGGTTTCCGCGCGATCTACGGTGCGGGCGTGATGGACCGCATGCTTGAGGACGGCATCAGCGTCGACCACTGCTATGGTGTTTCCGCCGGCAGCGCCAACATGGTTTCGTTCATCGCGAAGCAGCATGGGCGCAACCACACGTTCTACACGCAGTACGCGTTCCGCAAGGAATACGCGAGCTTCGACAGCTATGTCAAGAACCATAATTTCGCCAACCTCGATTACGTGTATAGCACGCTCAGCAATCATGATGGCGAAAATCCGGTTGACTACGCGGCTTTCGAAGCCAACCCGACCGGTTTCACCGTGGTTGCGTGCAACGCCGAAGACGGCTCCACGAAGTATTTCGGCAAATCCGACGTGGGCTACGACAATTTCGACATCCTGAAGGCGTCATCAGCGGTGCCGGTAGCTTGCGAACCGTATGCGATCGATGGCATTCCCTATTACGATGGCGGCATCGCCGATCCGATTCCGGTGCAGAAGGCCATCGATGACGGCCACGACCGCATCGTGGTGATACTCACCCGTCCGAAAGACACCGTACGCGAACAGAAGAGGGATATCGGCCCCGCCAGGATTTTGAGGCGCACGCATCCACAAGCCGCGGAAAAACTGCTCAACCGCTACCAGACGTACAACGACGAAGTGGCGCTGGCCAAGGAATACGAGCAGGACGGCCGCGTGCTCATCCTCGCGCCGGAAAGCCTGTACGGCCTGAACACGTTGAGCAAGTCGTTCGAAGGTTTGGAACGCATGTACCGCGCGGGCTATGCGGCGGCCGAGGCCATCCCCGCATTCCTAAAAAGCTGAGCACTACCCTCATATGAACACTCCAGCCGATAGCAACACGCGTGAAAACGCCAACACGAACACCGACATCAGCATCACCGCGAATGCCACGGGATTCAGCACAAAAACACTGAACCCGCAGATTCTGGTGACCTTGTGGAACGTGGAGCGTTTGGGCTCGTTCTCCGCGGTCGCGCGTGAAACCGGATGGTCGCAACCGGCCATCAGCCAGCAGATCCGCAAGATCGAACGTGAACTTGACGCAAAACTCGTGCAGCGCACGTCGCATGGCGTGGAATTGACTCCGATCGGCCGTATTCTGGCACGTCACGGGCAGCTTATCGACAATCGCGTCACCCAAGCCGTCAAAGATGTGGAAGAGTACCAGCGCAACGGATCGACGCATATTCGTTTGGTCGCTCCTCCATCGGTATGTTCGTCGTTCGTGGCACGCGTTCTCGTGCATATCAGCAAAACGTCCGACATTCGCGTGAGCCTCATGCAGATGGAGCCGCCTGAGGCCATGGAGGCGTTGGAACAGGGGCTTGCCGATTGCGCGATCATCTTCCAATACAATTCACTCCCCGCTTTGGCCGGACCGGACGATTTGGAAGTCGCTCCTTTCGGCGTCGATCCGCTGATGCTGCTGATCGGCGCGAACAATGCGATCGCGCGCCAGTACGAAAGCTCGCACCTGCCGGTCCAATTGGTTTCGGCACGCAGCGAACAGTGGATCGCCGGCTGCGAAACCTGCCAGGCGAATCTGGTGTCGTTGGCGCGTGCCGCCGGCTTCACACCGGAAATCACACATTCGACCGACGATTTTTGGGCCACGCAGAATCTGGTGGAAGTTGGCATGGGCGTCTCGATCGTATCTCGCTTAGCCACAACCGCTGGAATCCAACCCGATTTGGCCGCACTGCCAATCGCCGACAACAACGCATTCCGCACAGTCTGTTTCGTCACAAGAAAAGTGGACGACCGACCGGCAGTGGCCCGCGTCAAAGACGAAATCGAAAGGGCGTCACACCAGTATTTGGAAAACATTTGATTCATCGTTTGATATCCGTGCTTATTCGCAATCGCGGAATACTGCAGCAAACAATTGTTTCCAGTATTTTGCTATATCGTCATAATCAGATTAATAATTGAATAGCAAAAGCATCTGATATAAGAAAACTTCATAACAGTCTTTGCTTTCAGTACAAGAACACACTGTTCGTGCAAGCATCGGTACGTCATGCTGGAACCATGGAAGAAATCATGGAAATGAAGCATCGTACCGGTTCCGGCTTTGACGCCGACGCCATCGACCACACCACCGCAGCCGATCTTGCCGCAGTCGGCTCCGACAAGTGGACACGCTACCCCGGCTGCATTGGCGCGTTCATTGCCGAAATGGACTACGGCTTGGCTCCCTGCATTCAGAAAGCCATCGACAACGCCTGCGACCATTGCAAACTCGGCTACATTCCCGAACCCTGGAAACAGCGCGTGGCAGAAGCATGCGCAGGATGGCAACGCTCGCATTACGGATGGGATGTCGATCCGAGCATTATTCGCGTGGTTCCCGACGTACTCGAAGCGTACGAGATTTTCCTGCGTGAACTGGTCGGTGCGGGCAACAGCGTGATCGTGCCGACGCCTGCCTACATGCCGTTTTTGAGCGTTCCGAAACTGTACGACGTTGACGTGATCGAAATCGAAATGCTGCAAAGCGGCGACGCCGAAACCGGAGAGGCGCAATGGGTGTTCGACTTCGACGCCATCGAACGCGCGTTTGCGGCCGGATGCCATGCGTTCGTGCTCTGCAACCCGCACAACCCGATCGGCAAAGTGCTCACCTTGGAGGAGGAGCTGCGTCTGAGCGATCTTGCGGCACAGTATGACGTGCGTATTTTCAATGATGAGATTCATGCGCCGTTCGTGTTTGAGGGCAAGCACATTCCGTTCCCCACCATCAGCGAGCAGGCCGCATTACAGTCGATGACCGCTACCAGCGCGTCGAAATCGTTCAATATTCCGGGCACGAAGTGCGCGCAGGTGCTGCTTACCAATCCTGCGGATCGTGACATGTGGGCGGTCAAGGCGGAGTGGAGCGAACATCAGACCGCCACCATCGGCGCAATCGCCACCACCACCGCATATAACGAAGGCGACCTGTGGTTCCAGGATGCGTTTGCCTATGTGTGCAGGAATTTGGCGTTGTTCGACGAGCAGATGCGTGAAAGGTTCACCGGCGTCGGCTATATCAAACCGCAGGGCACATATATCGCATGGCTTGATTTCTCGCCGCTTGGCATCGACGATCCGGCCGCATACTTTCTTGAGAAGGCGCAAGTGGCGTTGACCGACGGACGTTCATGCGGCGAGACCGGTGCCGGATGCGTGCGCGTGAACATAGCAATGCCGTATCCGCTGCTGGTCGAATGCCTGGACCGCATGTTCAACGCATTGCACGCCGACGGATTATTGTAGGCTTCGCCACATATTCAGTGTTTTCCTCAACCAACGGCAGCATAACGGTGAACGTCATGCCCTTCCCCACTTCGCTGTCCACCGTTATGGTGCCGTTGGAAATCTGCATACTATCGACATGCGATGGGAGGTTGACATGCGTTTGAACGTGAGTACCAGCATTGAGACGGCCGCCTGCGAAATAGCCGGCGATGATCTGCTGTTCTTGGGATTTCATGGATTCAGCAATGATGAAAATGAGATGATCCGCATTATTGATGCGATTTATGATGTTCCGAAGCAAGACGCATCTTCAACGGACAACTCCATTGCTCCTGCCCAGCATCCGAATTATCTGTCGTTCCGAGGCACGTACGAACGTCCTTACATCGGAAGCTACTACTGGTATCCGGATGGATGTTCCGTAGGAGAGCGTCGACGCGAGTGCAGTGCCGTAGGCGACGCCGTCGTACGATTGCTGGATTCGCCCGCATACGCGCATTTCCGCAAGGTACTGATCGGGTTTTCGCAGGGCGGATACCTATCGTATCGCATGGTTGCGGAACATCCCGATGCGTTCGACATGGCGATTCTGATGAGCCCATCATTCAAAGGCGAAACCGCTGAGCCTTTGCCCGCGACCGGACGCACGCGATTCGCACTCTGTTACGGCAGCGAAGACCGCACAATTCCACTATCCGACCAACAGCGTGCGCGCAACAAACTTGCGCAAACCGGCAATCTCACGTATTTCGAATATCCGGGAATGGTCCACGGCATCTGCGATCAGGAAATTCGTGACCTACGCGCCTGGCTGGGATTGTGATATGCGCTGCGTGAGGAGTTCTGCGCATCTGAGACTCCGCACGCGTGCCCATAAACTCGTTTTCACCCCCTCGGATTGTCATTGAAACCAACTCGGAACTCTTGATACACCCTAATCGTCGAAATTTATGGACATACACCCAGTTCATCTGAACTGAACCGCGATATCTGGCTTATATATGGCAGATTTGGCATCTTGACCTGAAGTTTCTCGCTCATATATGGCACATGCCCTTCGAGAAAAGCCACTTAGGGGGCATGTTTTTGACACTTTTCGCACGAACACCTGCCATATATAAGCGAGAAGCCTCCGTACGAACCTCAAAATCTGCCATATATAGGCGAGATAGGCGGCATAATTAAGCATTTTCCCTCACTGATGAGCCGCAGAACAAACCAGACGACCGAAGTTTTACGATGTTATGTACGTCAAGCTCACCACGAACATCTCTCCACATATGTCGCAACAATATGGTCAGCGATCGCCCTTTTCCAATGCTCGGGCGGTCACTGCATGATGGTCGTAAAGTCAAGCTTATGCGGGTTGGATTGTCAGCCTGCCGCCGAGAGCGTGCACGATCCCTTCATAATGGTATGGAAGCTCGGGTTGACATTCCTGTCGAGGCTCTTGTAAAGACTTTCACGTCCCACACCCGCCTCCTTCGTGATCTGCCCCATACCCTTCGCTTTGGTCATATCGCCGATTACGGCCTGCCGCAACGCCGAATCGTCAAGCTCGGCCACCGATAAAGCAGCAACATGAGCGAGTCGCTCTTCTGCGCGGAGCAAACACGGTAGCCGGGACCGAAATTGAACCTCAGCGCGCTGGCCCCGTCACCAACCGTATGCAGGTCACCCACCGGCCGCCCCATCTAGAAGCGCAATCGGAGTCTCGCGCTGATTCGGGCTTTCGCGTTCCGGTCCTTTATCCGGCTGAACCATTGGCGATATTCGCCAGTCATATGTATTTCCATATGACATGTTGCATCCCATGAGACACAATATGTCTAGCTTGACGACCACTCACGAGATGAACGACCAAAGTAAAACAGAAATTCGACAGGTTAGCCAATTTCTCGTGCATCCGCACCCACCCGACCGTTTTCACATACACTATTTCTTTTACATAGCTTTCAGAAGCGACCCCATGCGAAACACCCAGTCGCAGTTCCTGCTCGTATTACCGTTGAAGTCGCCCCGAGCGGACAAAAACCCTGGTTTTCCGTTGCTAGCAGTCCCGCACATGTGGAATCCCGCATGTGCGGGGAACACTGGACATAAACAGGGAAAGCAACATCCACGCGGCGGCCGGAACGATGCAGACACCGATTTCAATCCACGCTCTCCATGAGGAGAGCGACTGATACGACGCTCGAAAATCATCTTAATCGTATCATTTCAATCCACGCTCTCCATGAGGAGAACGACCCCTTGTACGGCGCGAACGCACTGCTCCCAGCTATTTCAATCCACGCTCTCCATGAGGAGAACGACGGGGATGCGGTCGAGGATCGGGCTGACCTGCGTATTTCAATCCACGCTCTCCATGAGGAGAGCGACATATCCGGCGTCTGCACGGTGTGAACAAGTGTATATTTCAATCCACGCTCTCCATGAGGAGAGCGACCGGTCATGACGTCATACTCCCCATTATTTTTTAATTTCAATCCACGCTCTCCATGAGGAGAGCGACCGCCGCCCTGCTTGGCGATTGCCACGTCGGTCAGATTTCAATCCACGCTCTCCATGAGGAGAGCGACACGACGACAATCAGGTTTTGCGCTTGGGGATTATTATTTCAATCCACGCTCTCCATGAGGAGAGCGACTTCCATGTAAGCGTTACCCAACTGGATATCGTGTTATTTCAATCCACGCTCTCCATGAGGAGAGCGACTTATCCGATTTTCGACGAAAACTATAGAGCGAGCCTATTTCAATCCACGCTCTCCATGAGGAGAGCGACCGGCGCGTACGGGGCGCAATGCTGGGATTTATGGGCATTTCAATCCACGCTCTCCATGAGGAGAGCGACCAAAATCATCACGACAAAAACGCAGATCTGGAATATTTCAATCCACGCTCTCCATGAGGAGAGCGACGAGACTGATTCCAGCTGACGTGCTCGAAGCCATATTTCAATCCACGCTCTCCATGAGGAGAGCGACTCATGTCAAAGGGCTCGGCGTTAATCCCGATGAATTTCAATCCACGCTCTCCATGAGGAGAGCGACAGAACCGTCTGGGCACGTCGAACCGGAACGCAATATTTCAATCCACGCTCTCCATGAGGAGAGCGACCAACCTCGCGCCGGAAAATCAACCTCGGGTGGAAATTTCAATCCACGCTCTCCATGAGGAGAGCGACAGAACCGTCTGGGCACGTCGAACCGGAACGCAATATTTCAATCCACGCTCTCCATGAGGAGAGCGACCAGTTTCAGCAACCTCGACATCGGCAAATACCTATTTCAATCCACGCTCTCCATGAGGAGAGCGACGCAACGCCTTCCACGATGCGATCACCTCGGGTGTATTTCAATCCACGCTCTCCATGAGGAGAGCGACGTATCCGCCGGAATTGTTGACCGTCACGCGACTATTTCAATCCACGCTCTCCATGAGGAGAGCGACGATAAGTTCATCCAGCAAAAAGCGCAGGTGACTAACATTTCAATCCACGCTCTCCATGAGGAGAGCGACGTCGGCGCTGAGCGGGTCGCCGTCCTGCATGAGATTTCAATCCACGCTCTCCATGAGGAGAGCGACATGGCG
This window of the Bifidobacterium pseudocatenulatum DSM 20438 = JCM 1200 = LMG 10505 genome carries:
- a CDS encoding patatin-like phospholipase family protein, with protein sequence MAHRTAMIDVGGGFRAIYGAGVMDRMLEDGISVDHCYGVSAGSANMVSFIAKQHGRNHTFYTQYAFRKEYASFDSYVKNHNFANLDYVYSTLSNHDGENPVDYAAFEANPTGFTVVACNAEDGSTKYFGKSDVGYDNFDILKASSAVPVACEPYAIDGIPYYDGGIADPIPVQKAIDDGHDRIVVILTRPKDTVREQKRDIGPARILRRTHPQAAEKLLNRYQTYNDEVALAKEYEQDGRVLILAPESLYGLNTLSKSFEGLERMYRAGYAAAEAIPAFLKS
- a CDS encoding LysR family transcriptional regulator, which encodes MNTPADSNTRENANTNTDISITANATGFSTKTLNPQILVTLWNVERLGSFSAVARETGWSQPAISQQIRKIERELDAKLVQRTSHGVELTPIGRILARHGQLIDNRVTQAVKDVEEYQRNGSTHIRLVAPPSVCSSFVARVLVHISKTSDIRVSLMQMEPPEAMEALEQGLADCAIIFQYNSLPALAGPDDLEVAPFGVDPLMLLIGANNAIARQYESSHLPVQLVSARSEQWIAGCETCQANLVSLARAAGFTPEITHSTDDFWATQNLVEVGMGVSIVSRLATTAGIQPDLAALPIADNNAFRTVCFVTRKVDDRPAVARVKDEIERASHQYLENI
- a CDS encoding MalY/PatB family protein, producing MEEIMEMKHRTGSGFDADAIDHTTAADLAAVGSDKWTRYPGCIGAFIAEMDYGLAPCIQKAIDNACDHCKLGYIPEPWKQRVAEACAGWQRSHYGWDVDPSIIRVVPDVLEAYEIFLRELVGAGNSVIVPTPAYMPFLSVPKLYDVDVIEIEMLQSGDAETGEAQWVFDFDAIERAFAAGCHAFVLCNPHNPIGKVLTLEEELRLSDLAAQYDVRIFNDEIHAPFVFEGKHIPFPTISEQAALQSMTATSASKSFNIPGTKCAQVLLTNPADRDMWAVKAEWSEHQTATIGAIATTTAYNEGDLWFQDAFAYVCRNLALFDEQMRERFTGVGYIKPQGTYIAWLDFSPLGIDDPAAYFLEKAQVALTDGRSCGETGAGCVRVNIAMPYPLLVECLDRMFNALHADGLL
- a CDS encoding alpha/beta hydrolase, with translation MRLNVSTSIETAACEIAGDDLLFLGFHGFSNDENEMIRIIDAIYDVPKQDASSTDNSIAPAQHPNYLSFRGTYERPYIGSYYWYPDGCSVGERRRECSAVGDAVVRLLDSPAYAHFRKVLIGFSQGGYLSYRMVAEHPDAFDMAILMSPSFKGETAEPLPATGRTRFALCYGSEDRTIPLSDQQRARNKLAQTGNLTYFEYPGMVHGICDQEIRDLRAWLGL